In Lolium perenne isolate Kyuss_39 chromosome 5, Kyuss_2.0, whole genome shotgun sequence, the sequence AGTGGGCTGCTATCACGATTGTTGAAGGTGAACAAGATAAATACTCAGACTCTCATCCAAGATTATTGATCTAGAGGGTCCACTTTTTTGCCAGCTGATAAATTTGCAGTTCTTATTGTTGTGTAAGTTTATTATTTCGTGGAAGAAGTATGATGATGTCCATCCTGCTTCGCACATGTACAATTACAGCCAGATGTACAATTGCTAGTTAGTAATGACATGTACAACCAGACAATAGAGAGCTTGCATTCCATAAATAGTAAAATACCTGGCATATCTTGAGGGTGCGTGCAGAAGAATCTTTCATCTTCATCAGGAGATTTAATAAACTCGCTGATGAATGGATGTCAATTAGCCAGGCCATTCCCAATTTTTGCCATAGAAGATCACTATCGCTAGGATTAAATTGCACACATCTTGGTAACCCCACCCTGCAATACAACAAGCAGAATCCCAAAATAAATAAGCAATTTAATTTGTTGCTAAGCAAATTCAATACCATTGCTTCATAGGGAAGATATTGACACATTTACAGTTTACAAGAGGAGATCATTGAACGGCTCAACTTGGTGATAGACAATATAGTATGACATCAATTTCAGTAAGCGGACACACAGAACAAAATTATTTTACTATAAGGTGATAAAAGAAGGTTCGTGCAGAAATAGTCAAATCAGTTGCATGGAAATGGTTTGCAAGATAAGCAGGGCAAGATAATCTGGGCATAGTATCACAATACATCATACATGGCGTCAGGAACTATTTCCTCCCTCCCTACAAATAAATACTCGCCTCTCAAAATCTATAACAACAAATGTGTCAAGTCCTAGCAGGCTTAGATTGTGACACACGACTTTGGATGAAACTAAGGCGACAAACGGTGTATGTCTACGAGAATTGGGGAAATACCATGGTGACCTCAATTGACCATTTGACAAACTTCAGagtaattttttttttcaaagcTAAATGAATTCATGGACACTGGCAAGCCCAAGAAATCAAACAAATAAGGTAACAAGAAATGTGGCTCTAAACCAACCCCGATACCCAAGGGAATCTGCAACTTTGGGACGAATAAATAACAAGAAAATGTATTAGAATTTAGAAACACCTACTGGGCCGATCCATGAGTACCCTCCGGGGCCTGGCTAGCCTTACACCTGCAAACCAGACAGTTTTCACGACGCCAAAAATCTCGATAGGGCAGAACCGCAGAAGAATATGAACTCAGGAAGGCATGCGTGAACCTGTAAGGCGTGGGAGGCGAGGGCTCTACCCGTAGCGCCGGCGGTGGCCGAAGAAGGTGGCTATAGTTCCCTGCGAGGGGGAGGTTGTCGGGGTCGAAATCAGGGGCGAGGCGGGAAGGGACATTGGAGCGCCCGCAAGACCAGCCACCAGGCACATATGATCTCGCGCATCCCTCGTCTGTAGGGTGCTTCACGATCAACAAGAGGAGGGGAAGCGGAGAAGAGACACCTCGGATTCGCAGGCCTGGCCTGCGGTGGGAGGCGATGGCTAGGGAGGTGGCTGTCAGAGGCGGCGCCGGCGAGATTGGATCGCGAGGGAGAGAAATCGATATGGGTGGAGGAGTACGATATGGAGGAGAGATTTCCGCGAGCGGGGTTGGGCACACAATCGTACGGTTGATTTTCGTCGAGGAGATTGGATGGAAAGGATGTTCTCAATGACGACCATCAGACGCGTTGAATGTCAAACGAGCAACtctaatttaatagtaaagataaagaTAGGATGTGTAGCAGCTGGACTAGTGTTCGTTCATCGGGCGGTACACCCACGACCAActccaatttaatagtaaagataaagaTAGGATGTGTAGCAGCTGGACTAGTGCTCGTTCATCGGGCGGTACACCCACGACCAACTTCaagttaatagtaaagataaagaTAGGATGTGTAGCAGCTGGACTAGTGCTCGTTCATCGGGCGGTACACCCATGACCAActtcaatttaatagtaaagataaagaTAGGATGTGTAGCAGCTGGACTAGTGCTCGTTCTTCGGGCGGTACACCCACGACCACCGCCAACTTATGTGATCTTCTATCTTGGCCTCATCATCTGGAAAACAAGATCATTGCCTCAATTCTCAGATTTTTGTCCTCTTTGGCAATAAAATGAACTGTCACGAGCATTTTTGTTACAAACTACCTGTAAAGGTCCACAATACAACGGCGACGAAACCAGAACACACAAACTTGTAGAAAATCAAAAGGAAAAATAGACATCGCAATAAGAACATCCAAACCATCTAGCAAGAACTGATGATCCTACGCTCTGCGCAGGGGTGGCGCGACGCGAGGAAATTTTGAGAGCCGCTTCATTTTCTAGGTCGCAGCGGCACAGACAGCTGCCCTCCGGAGTGGCGCGGAGGAGGAGATGCTGCAGATCGGAACAGAGGAGAGCAGAAGAGAGGGGCATGCTCGACTCGGGTCTCGACAGTAGCTGCGTCTGCTATACAGTGGGCCCAAGACGCCCTCTCGTTGGCGGCCTGAGTTGTGCTTAACGCCGACTAAAATGCAGCCAACCTAGCGCAAACATCGGTTGAACTGGACACTATGATGGATATCAACATATTTTTCATTTTATTTAGACATACTCCGTATTTTTCATGCGGATTTGATTGGTCGCAATTTTTTCAAGTAATAGACGGCAAGCAAAGAATGTTAGATAAACATGCTCCTCCAATCTTAAAGTTTTGGTTGTCCTTACGTCATCGCCTGCTTTCAACTTGCTATTCAGCTAGGTTTTggtggcgatttacacaaaaataaccctttgttgcaactatagcacagactgaccctccgggtaaactatttcacccatataactcttttgtgtggcgcccctcatgactgtgtggcgcccgtgcctgcggcgccactctcccagctgatgtggcgccctcgacgctgagctgtgcaccgatccgacgtggcaggacgtgtggcgccgctcccatcggcgccacacatgcacttctaattgcccaaaacatactgtaagacaaatcgtgtcggacttagccgttttggggaGGCTCTATGTgtagcgccgatgccacgggcgccacacatccaattaagtgtggcgcccgagtcgcccccagcccgaccctcttcttcttctctcttctctgTTTCTTCAAGACTGCAAGGCGGCCGgcggttcctcctcctcccccccccccctccccccaccAAATCGGCCACGATTTCGTCAGATCTGACCGGCCAATCTCTTCCCCATCTATTCCTCAAGGTAATCCCCTTCGAATCCTTcacattcatccactaatttcatagatcttgctagatttgtacatgaaccctagacatggaaactagatttgaaatggctatgtatgtgttgaaatggctatgtatgtgttgaatgtgtatgtgtaggaaccctagatatgtatgtataggaaccctagacatcaaatttcatgaatgtgtatgtgtaggaaacATAGATATGTATGTAATTTGTGTTACATATGACCattatttgtgatggaataactcatatttgttagaaaTGACTCATAATATGGTTTTTTTATCCCTAGATAAGtatgtatatgtatgtatgtgatgtatgtgtgatggcttatttggatatattcccatgtatgtgttgctcatatttgttacgaatgactcataatatggtgtatttgtgtaaacatgtaggatggtgtggctctgatgtctacgggtgcttctattcttgtagacagtgttgggcctccaagagcagaggtttgtagaacagcagcaagtttcccttaagtggatcacccaaggtttatcgaactcagggaggaagaggtcaaagatatccctctcatgcaaccctgcaaccacaaagcaagaagtctcttgtgtcaccAACACacttaataggtgcactagttcggcgaaaagatagtgaaatacaggtggtatgaataagtatgagcagtagtaacggcgccagaaaagtgcttgctggcgtgtagttgatggtagtattattgcggacagtacagatgcagtagaacagtaaacaagcagcgatagcagtatttaggaacaagacctagggatcatactttcactagtggacactctcaacattgatcacataacagaataaatagatagatgctagactctacactctcttgttggatgatgaacaccactaactgtgtaggattacacgaaccctcaatgccggagttaacaagctccacaatattcgatgttcatatttaaataaccttagaatgcatgacagatcaacataaccaaaccaagtactaacatagaatgcatactgtcaccatcacactatgaaggaggcatagatcacatcaatactatcataacaataattaacttcataatctacaagagattacaatcataaccaacgccaagtactacacgatgcacacactgtcaccattacaccgtgcaggaggaataaactactttaataacatcactagagtagcacacagataaattgtgatacaaaacacattgcaatcataaagagatataaataagcacttcactatgctcttcataacagtgaataagtattctgtgaaatatagcctaagagacccacacggtgcacacactgtcacctttacacacgtgggacaaggagtctccggagatcacataagtaaaatccacttgactagcataatgacatctagattacaagcatcatcatatgaatctcaatcatgtaaggcagctcatgagattattgtattgaagtacataggagagagatgaaccacatagctaccggtacagccccgagcctcgatggagaactaatccctcctcatgggagacagcagcggtgatgaagatggcggtggtgtcgatggaggagccttccgggggcacttccccgtcccggcggcgtgccggaacagagactcatgtcccccagatcttggcttcgcgatggcggcggctctggatggtttctcgtaccgtggcttttccgtatcgaagatttaggtcgaggggcttcttataggcgaagaggcggcgtcagaaggggtctggggccaccagacactagggcggcgcgccccccctctgggccgcgccgccaccatgtgtgggccccctgttgcccctctctggcggctctcgggtgtt encodes:
- the LOC127302327 gene encoding uncharacterized protein isoform X2 translates to MCLVAGLAGAPMSLPASPLISTPTTSPSQGTIATFFGHRRRYGCKASQAPEGTHGSAQVGLPRCVQFNPSDSDLLWQKLGMAWLIDIHSSASLLNLLMKMKDSSARTLKICQVWPCGQSYPYYGVDQQLCQGSCMGRCHMSKVVHNKDEGVMLHFILLHGV
- the LOC127302327 gene encoding uncharacterized protein isoform X1 → MCLVAGLAGAPMSLPASPLISTPTTSPSQGTIATFFGHRRRYGCKASQAPEGTHGSAQVGLPRCVQFNPSDSDLLWQKLGMAWLIDIHSSASLLNLLMKMKDSSARTLKICQVWPCGQSYPYYGVDQQLCQGSCMMKQGISGDICAVMLSFEEARQTVHAIIQSVQVSQQRSSRYTYRVVEC